In a genomic window of Blattabacterium cuenoti:
- a CDS encoding TraR/DksA family transcriptional regulator, protein MKGQVKKRYSLEERKEFRKLILEKLNKAKKDLSIFKESFSSEQNNGTDDTYPSFKAFDEGSETLSKEQNAQIVEHLQMIIKSLNAALIRVDNKDYGICRITKKLIPKERLMAVPHTTLSIEGKRLVEKINK, encoded by the coding sequence ATGAAAGGACAAGTAAAAAAAAGATATTCACTGGAAGAAAGAAAAGAATTTCGTAAACTAATACTTGAAAAATTAAATAAAGCAAAAAAAGATTTGTCTATTTTTAAGGAATCATTTTCTAGTGAACAAAACAATGGAACAGATGATACTTATCCTAGCTTTAAAGCTTTTGATGAAGGATCAGAAACATTAAGTAAGGAACAAAATGCACAAATTGTGGAACATCTGCAGATGATTATAAAAAGTCTAAATGCTGCTTTAATTAGAGTGGATAATAAAGATTATGGAATTTGTCGTATAACCAAAAAATTAATCCCAAAAGAACGTCTTATGGCGGTACCTCATACTACTTTAAGTATTGAAGGAAAAAGACTGGTAGAAAAAATAAATAAATAA
- the tuf gene encoding elongation factor Tu, producing MAKEKFKRNKPHVNIGTTGHVDHGKTTLTSAITKVLSEIGLAEEKSFDAIDNAPEEKARGITINTSHVEYETERRHYAHVDCPGHADYVKNMITGAAQMDGAILVVAATDGPMPQTREHILLSRQVGVPKIVVFMNKVDQVNDPELLELVEMEIRELLSKYEYDGENIPIIQGSALGALNGEEKWIKKIKDLMDVLDDYIPEPIREIDKSFLMPVEDVFTITGRGTVATGRIETGVINTGDLVDIIGMGENKLSSTVTGVEMFRKILDRGQAGDNVGLLLRGIEKKDIKRGMVIVKPDSVKPHKKFKAEVYILTKEEGGRHTPFHNKYRPQFYLRTTDVTGEIHLPDGIEMVMPGDNISMEVELYQPIALSENLRFAIREGGKTVGAGQVIHIID from the coding sequence ATGGCAAAAGAAAAATTTAAACGAAATAAACCGCATGTAAATATAGGAACCACAGGTCATGTAGACCATGGTAAAACAACTTTAACTTCCGCAATTACAAAAGTTTTATCAGAAATTGGGTTGGCAGAAGAAAAAAGCTTTGATGCAATAGATAATGCTCCTGAAGAAAAGGCAAGGGGAATTACAATTAATACATCTCATGTAGAATATGAGACAGAGAGAAGACATTATGCTCATGTTGATTGTCCTGGACATGCAGATTACGTTAAAAATATGATTACAGGAGCAGCCCAAATGGATGGTGCTATTTTAGTTGTAGCTGCTACAGATGGACCAATGCCTCAAACTAGAGAACACATATTATTATCTCGTCAAGTAGGAGTTCCAAAAATTGTGGTGTTTATGAATAAAGTAGATCAAGTAAATGATCCAGAATTATTAGAATTAGTAGAAATGGAAATTAGAGAATTGCTATCTAAATACGAATATGATGGAGAAAATATTCCTATTATACAAGGATCAGCCTTGGGTGCTTTGAATGGAGAAGAAAAGTGGATAAAAAAAATAAAAGATTTAATGGATGTATTGGATGATTACATTCCTGAACCAATTCGAGAAATAGATAAATCATTTTTGATGCCTGTAGAGGATGTTTTTACTATTACAGGAAGAGGGACGGTAGCAACAGGTCGTATTGAAACTGGAGTTATTAATACAGGAGATTTAGTTGATATTATTGGAATGGGAGAAAATAAATTATCATCTACAGTAACAGGAGTAGAAATGTTTAGAAAAATTTTAGATAGAGGTCAAGCAGGAGATAATGTAGGTTTATTATTACGTGGAATAGAAAAAAAAGATATTAAAAGAGGAATGGTTATTGTAAAACCGGATTCTGTAAAACCTCATAAAAAATTTAAAGCAGAAGTGTATATTCTTACAAAAGAAGAAGGGGGAAGACATACTCCTTTTCATAATAAGTATCGTCCACAATTTTATTTGAGAACAACGGATGTTACAGGAGAAATTCATCTTCCAGATGGAATAGAGATGGTCATGCCAGGAGATAATATTTCTATGGAGGTGGAATTATATCAACCTATAGCATTAAGTGAGAACTTACGTTTTGCTATTCGTGAAGGAGGGAAGACGGTA
- a CDS encoding lipoprotein signal peptidase, with protein MKKFFLIIFLILLIDQVLKIYVKTHFELGSGISILPFFWIFFVENPGMAYGVNFGVGYHGKILLSCFRFFLVFFIFFFLYRNIKQGSSKYLTIPISLILSGAIGNFLDSALYGLLFNTGTIYSQESKKWIPYFGKSEINYGFPEKGYASFMEGCVVDMFYFPIIDTHFSKWIPCLGGYHFKFFKPVFNLSDIMISVGVFLLFIFQRKIKNVKI; from the coding sequence TTGAAAAAATTTTTCTTAATTATTTTTTTAATTTTATTAATAGATCAAGTTTTAAAAATTTATGTTAAAACTCATTTTGAATTGGGAAGTGGAATTTCTATACTTCCTTTTTTTTGGATATTTTTCGTAGAAAATCCAGGTATGGCTTATGGAGTAAACTTTGGTGTTGGATATCATGGTAAAATACTATTGAGTTGTTTCCGCTTTTTTTTAGTCTTTTTTATTTTTTTTTTTCTTTATAGGAATATAAAACAAGGATCTTCGAAATATTTGACTATCCCTATCAGTTTAATTTTATCGGGAGCTATCGGTAATTTTTTAGATAGCGCTTTATATGGATTGTTATTTAATACAGGAACAATTTATAGTCAAGAATCCAAAAAATGGATTCCTTATTTTGGAAAATCCGAAATAAATTATGGTTTTCCTGAAAAAGGATATGCTTCTTTTATGGAAGGATGTGTTGTAGATATGTTTTATTTTCCTATAATAGATACTCATTTTTCTAAATGGATTCCTTGTTTAGGGGGGTATCATTTTAAATTTTTTAAACCCGTTTTCAATTTATCTGATATAATGATATCTGTTGGAGTGTTTTTATTATTTATATTTCAACGGAAAATCAAGAATGTAAAAATTTGA
- the ileS gene encoding isoleucine--tRNA ligase, which translates to MSIMFKEYKKLNLSQITIEIYQYWKELKILQNNSKKNPLSYSYILYEGPPSLNGKPGIHHILARTIKDIFYRYHTLKGKKVFIKAGWDAHGLPIELNVEKKMGITKNDIGQKISVKKYNNLCKDFVNKSLKTWKLFTEKIGYSLNLEDFFITYDAKYIETIWWLIKKLYSKNLIYKGFTVQPYSPAAGTGLSYHELNMPGTYKEVKQLSAFLKFKAIKNTLPNKFRNITGNIYLISWTTAPWTIPSNTALACGYDIDYVLVKTYNTYTFLKENIIISEKLINKIFLSNQFYSVSSQVELDCYEKINKKNYKIPYLIIEKFKGKELIFGKYEQLLPWFKPYYNEKNAFQIVPGDFVNIEEGTGIVHISPTFGIDDFMVSKKYDIPPMLVLNEENIPVPLVDFQGKFIKNFPYGFSEKYVKNEFNKNQENYFSVDKEIILFLEKEQKIFRTEKYIHSYPHCWRTEKPILYYLLNSWFIKTEKIKEKMIFMNHKIQWYPGFIGKKRFSSWLKNTKDWNFSRSRYWGTPLPIWRTEKGDEEVVIGSIKDLIFEIRKSVKHGFMPYNIFKDFILDDMSNHNYNKIDLHKHILDKIILVSPKGEPMKRESDLIDVWFDSGAMPYAQFHYPFENKEFIDKNLLFPADFVSEGVDQTRGWFFTLHSISSLLFDSVAYRNVISTGLVLDQYGRKMSKSKGNTINPFDLIKNYGPDAIRWYFIFNSEPWDNLKFNINEIRTIINKFFITLYNIYSFFALYANIDGFSYKEKEYLDSYTELDFWIISELNTLIKKTDNYYANYNPTKTARLISSFVLDKLSNWYVRLCRRRFWKEKYTKNKISAYQILYQCLIVVAKLISPISPFFSEKLYMDLNSVTGKETYKSVHMASFPSWNLNLIDKKLENKMLWIQKIIAMVFSIRKKNEIKIRQPLQKLMILISNKDEKMRFQLEQSSEILTQEANVKKIEFSSSYKNLEYIKHIKPNYQSMGPKFGKKTREISELMKKFSQKEIKTFEKNKKHIFFLKGKEIILFLEDVKISTEYIKGWSVLFDQKFTIALDLRITDSLWEEGFIRELIRHIQKLRKDKKYNVTEKILIYINVKNVKEDKKYQNRVKIIIQNNKNFICKETLGINIILQNNKTKFEGSEEKIYFEGKFILHMKIQKVEENTKK; encoded by the coding sequence ATGTCAATAATGTTCAAAGAATATAAAAAATTGAATCTTAGTCAGATAACTATAGAAATCTATCAATATTGGAAAGAACTTAAAATTTTACAAAATAATAGTAAAAAAAATCCTCTTTCATATTCATATATTTTATATGAAGGTCCACCATCTTTAAATGGAAAACCCGGAATTCACCATATTCTAGCTAGAACTATAAAGGATATTTTTTATAGATATCATACGCTTAAAGGTAAAAAAGTATTTATAAAAGCTGGGTGGGATGCTCATGGTCTTCCAATAGAATTGAATGTGGAAAAAAAAATGGGAATTACTAAAAATGATATAGGACAAAAAATTAGTGTAAAAAAATATAATAATCTTTGTAAAGATTTTGTTAATAAATCATTGAAAACATGGAAATTATTCACAGAAAAAATAGGATATTCTTTAAATTTAGAAGATTTTTTTATTACCTATGATGCAAAATATATAGAAACCATTTGGTGGTTAATAAAAAAATTGTACAGTAAAAATCTTATTTATAAAGGTTTTACAGTTCAACCTTATTCTCCTGCTGCAGGAACAGGATTAAGTTATCATGAATTAAATATGCCTGGTACTTATAAAGAAGTAAAGCAATTATCTGCATTTTTAAAATTTAAGGCAATTAAAAATACTTTACCCAATAAATTTCGAAATATTACAGGCAATATATATTTGATATCATGGACAACAGCTCCTTGGACTATTCCTTCAAATACAGCGTTAGCCTGTGGTTATGACATAGACTATGTATTGGTTAAAACTTATAACACATATACCTTTTTAAAAGAAAATATTATTATCTCCGAGAAACTAATTAATAAAATATTTTTATCGAATCAGTTTTATTCTGTTTCAAGTCAAGTTGAATTAGACTGTTATGAAAAAATTAATAAAAAAAATTATAAAATTCCTTATTTGATAATAGAAAAATTTAAAGGAAAAGAATTAATATTTGGAAAATATGAACAATTATTACCTTGGTTTAAACCTTATTATAACGAAAAAAATGCATTTCAAATTGTACCAGGAGATTTTGTTAATATTGAAGAAGGAACAGGTATTGTTCATATTTCTCCTACATTTGGAATAGATGATTTTATGGTATCTAAAAAATATGATATTCCTCCAATGTTAGTTTTAAATGAAGAAAACATACCTGTCCCTCTAGTCGATTTTCAAGGAAAATTTATCAAAAATTTTCCTTATGGATTTTCTGAAAAATATGTCAAAAATGAATTTAACAAAAATCAAGAAAACTATTTTTCAGTAGATAAAGAAATAATTCTTTTTTTGGAAAAGGAACAAAAAATATTTAGAACAGAAAAATATATCCATTCTTATCCACACTGTTGGAGGACAGAAAAGCCAATACTTTATTATTTACTGAATTCATGGTTTATAAAAACAGAAAAAATAAAAGAAAAAATGATTTTTATGAATCATAAAATTCAATGGTATCCTGGTTTTATAGGTAAAAAACGTTTTTCTTCTTGGTTAAAGAATACAAAAGATTGGAATTTTTCACGTTCTAGATATTGGGGGACCCCTCTTCCAATTTGGAGAACAGAAAAAGGAGATGAAGAAGTCGTAATAGGATCTATAAAAGATCTAATTTTTGAAATTAGAAAATCTGTTAAACATGGTTTTATGCCATATAACATATTTAAAGATTTTATATTAGATGATATGAGTAATCATAATTATAATAAAATAGATTTACATAAACATATTTTAGATAAAATAATATTGGTTTCTCCGAAAGGAGAACCTATGAAAAGGGAATCAGATTTGATTGATGTGTGGTTTGATTCTGGTGCAATGCCATATGCTCAGTTTCATTATCCATTTGAAAATAAGGAATTTATAGATAAAAATTTATTATTTCCTGCTGATTTTGTTTCGGAAGGGGTAGATCAAACAAGAGGATGGTTTTTTACCTTGCATAGTATTAGTAGTTTATTATTTGATTCCGTAGCGTATAGAAATGTTATATCAACAGGATTAGTATTAGACCAATATGGTCGTAAAATGTCGAAAAGTAAAGGAAATACCATAAATCCTTTTGATTTGATAAAAAATTATGGTCCTGATGCAATACGTTGGTATTTTATATTTAATTCTGAACCATGGGATAATTTAAAATTTAATATAAATGAGATTCGTACTATTATAAATAAATTTTTTATAACATTATATAACATTTATTCTTTTTTTGCTTTGTATGCTAATATTGATGGTTTTTCTTATAAAGAAAAAGAATATTTAGATTCTTATACAGAATTAGATTTTTGGATTATTTCTGAGTTAAATACTCTTATTAAAAAAACAGATAATTATTATGCCAATTATAATCCAACTAAAACTGCGCGTTTAATATCATCTTTTGTTTTAGATAAATTAAGCAATTGGTATGTAAGATTATGTAGAAGAAGATTTTGGAAAGAAAAATATACAAAAAATAAAATATCTGCATATCAAATTCTTTATCAATGTTTAATTGTTGTAGCTAAGTTAATTTCTCCTATCTCTCCATTCTTTTCTGAAAAATTATATATGGATTTAAATTCTGTTACGGGAAAAGAAACTTATAAAAGTGTTCACATGGCAAGTTTTCCTAGTTGGAACTTGAATTTAATTGATAAAAAATTGGAAAATAAAATGCTTTGGATTCAAAAAATTATTGCAATGGTTTTTTCTATAAGAAAAAAAAATGAAATTAAAATTCGACAACCTTTACAAAAACTTATGATCCTTATTTCTAATAAGGATGAAAAAATGCGTTTTCAATTGGAACAATCATCTGAAATTCTTACTCAAGAAGCTAATGTAAAAAAAATAGAATTTTCTTCTTCTTATAAAAATCTTGAATATATTAAACATATTAAACCTAATTATCAATCTATGGGCCCCAAGTTTGGAAAAAAAACCCGGGAAATTTCCGAACTTATGAAAAAGTTTAGTCAAAAAGAGATTAAAACATTTGAGAAAAATAAAAAACATATTTTTTTTCTGAAAGGAAAAGAAATTATTCTTTTTTTAGAAGATGTTAAAATTAGTACGGAATATATTAAAGGTTGGTCTGTTTTATTTGATCAAAAATTTACAATAGCATTAGACTTACGAATTACAGATTCTCTTTGGGAGGAAGGTTTTATTAGAGAATTGATTAGACATATACAAAAATTAAGGAAAGATAAAAAATATAATGTAACTGAAAAAATACTTATATACATAAATGTAAAAAATGTAAAAGAAGATAAAAAATATCAAAATAGAGTAAAAATTATTATACAAAATAATAAAAATTTTATTTGTAAAGAAACTCTTGGCATTAATATTATTTTACAAAACAATAAAACGAAATTTGAAGGAAGTGAAGAAAAAATCTATTTTGAAGGAAAATTCATATTGCATATGAAAATACAGAAAGTAGAAGAAAATACAAAAAAATGA